A genomic window from Macaca mulatta isolate MMU2019108-1 chromosome 19, T2T-MMU8v2.0, whole genome shotgun sequence includes:
- the SPACA6 gene encoding sperm acrosome membrane-associated protein 6 isoform X3, with translation MGDTEAPQAEKEDGDRERAKGRTDVQRHKGGQTERGREVAKATKNDRSREEEGKRARERERERERGGRERGSERAREHAQSEEEEAQERRGREASEGQDRAERRRGPREAGEERDWPREEGGRGGSAGRRRLPASFVPSLLCVRLPWPGLPLPLPPPPRSSSPGLDGIFSPGPGPAPGQGGSQAGLGWAVGRGRGGGPPGEGAGPTAAPPAGSGEGEPRAAEPGRRRRPEGVGEKGRRMVGTAGGRGEAAGRRRRGEDGERSAALGPGLRARGGGEDPSLRRGSRGSRSFEVAFPDAAEKMKKVITQLKEAQACIPPCGLQEFARRFLCSGCYSRVCDLPLDCPVQDVTVIRGDQAMFSCIVNFQLPKEEITYSWKFAGGGLRTQDLSYFRDMPRAEGYLARIRPAQLTHRGTFSCVIKQDQRPLARLYFFLNVTGPPPRAETELQASFREVLRWAPRDAELIQPWRPSLGELLVRPEALTPSNLFLLAALGALASASATVLAWIFFRWYCSGD, from the exons CAGAAGCCccacaggcagagaaagaggatGGAGACCGGGAGAGGGCGAAAGGAAGGACAGATGTGCAGAGACATAAGGGAGGACAGACGGAAAGAGGCAGAGAGGTAGCAAAAGCAACCAAGAATGAcaggagcagagaggaggagggaaagagggcgagagagagagagagagagagagagagaggagggagggagagagggagcgagagagcgagagagcacGCACAGAGCGAGGAGGAGGAGGCgcaggagagaagagggagggaggccagCGAGGGACAGGACAGGGCGGAGAGGCGGAGGGGACCTAGGGAAGCCGGGGAGGAGCGAGACTGGCCGAGGGAGGAGGGCGGGCGAGGCGGGAGCgccggccgccgccgcctcccGGCCTCTTTTGTCCCTTCCCTCCTCTGCGTCAGGCTCCCCTGGCCCGGCCTCCCCCTCCCGCTCCCTCCTCCGCCCCGCTCCTCCTCCCCGGGGCTGGATGGAATTTTTTCCCCTGGACCTGGGCCAGCTCCGGGGCAGGGGGGAAGCCAGGCCGGACTGGGCTGGGCGGTGGGGAGGGGCCGGGGCGGGGGGCCCCCTGGGGAGGGGGCTGGTCCCACGGCCGCGCCGCCGGCGGGGTCTGGGGAGGGGGAGCCCCGGGCCGCAGAGCCGGGGAGGAGGCGCCGGCCGGAGGGAGtcggggagaagggaaggaggatggTGGGGACGgcgggaggaaggggagaggccGCCGGGCGGCGAAGGCGGGGAGAGGATGGAGAGCGCTCGGCGGCGTTGGGGCCCGGCCTACGGGCCCGGGGCGGCGGAGAAGACCCTTCCCTGCGACGCGGGAGCCGCGGGAGCC GATCCTTTGAGGTTGCCTTCCCTGATGctgcagagaaaatgaagaaggtCATTACACAGCTTAAAGAAG CCCAGGCCTGCATCCCTCCTTGCG GTCTCCAGGAGTTCGCCCGGCGTTTCCTCTGCAGTGGGTGCTACTCCAGGGTCTGCGACCTCCCGCTGGACTGCCCAG TTCAGGATGTGACAGTGATTCGGGGCGACCAGGCTATGTTTTCTTGCATCGTGAACTTCCAGCTGCCAAAGGAGGAGATCACCTATTCCTGGAAGTTCGCAGGAGGAGGT CTCCGGACTCAGGACTTGTCCTATTTCCGAGATATGCCGCGAGCCGAAGGATACCTGGCGCGGATCCGTCCGGCGCAGCTTACGCACCGCGGCACGTTCTCCTGCGTGATCAAGCAAGACCAGCGCCCCCTGGCCCGGCTCTACTTCTTTCTTAACG TGACGGGCCCGCCCCCGCGGGCGGAGACAGAGTTGCAGGCCTCGTTCCGGGAAGTGCTGCGCTGGGCGCCGCGGGACGCCGAGCTGATCCAGCCCTGGAGGCCCAGCCTGGGCGAGCTGCTAGTCAGGCCCGAGGCTCTGACGCCCAGCAACCTGTTCCTGCTTGCAGCCCTCGGGGCCCTCGCATCAGCGAGTGCGACCGTGTTGGCGTG GATATTCTTTCGATGGTACTGCAGTGGCGACTAA
- the SPACA6 gene encoding sperm acrosome membrane-associated protein 6 isoform X1, which produces MGDTEAPQAEKEDGDRERAKGRTDVQRHKGGQTERGREVAKATKNDRSREEEGKRARERERERERGGRERGSERAREHAQSEEEEAQERRGREASEGQDRAERRRGPREAGEERDWPREEGGRGGSAGRRRLPASFVPSLLCVRLPWPGLPLPLPPPPRSSSPGLDGIFSPGPGPAPGQGGSQAGLGWAVGRGRGGGPPGEGAGPTAAPPAGSGEGEPRAAEPGRRRRPEGVGEKGRRMVGTAGGRGEAAGRRRRGEDGERSAALGPGLRARGGGEDPSLRRGSRGSHYDERSHLHDAFTQMTHALQELAAAQGSFEVAFPDAAEKMKKVITQLKEAQACIPPCGLQEFARRFLCSGCYSRVCDLPLDCPVQDVTVIRGDQAMFSCIVNFQLPKEEITYSWKFAGGGLRTQDLSYFRDMPRAEGYLARIRPAQLTHRGTFSCVIKQDQRPLARLYFFLNVTGPPPRAETELQASFREVLRWAPRDAELIQPWRPSLGELLVRPEALTPSNLFLLAALGALASASATVLAW; this is translated from the exons CAGAAGCCccacaggcagagaaagaggatGGAGACCGGGAGAGGGCGAAAGGAAGGACAGATGTGCAGAGACATAAGGGAGGACAGACGGAAAGAGGCAGAGAGGTAGCAAAAGCAACCAAGAATGAcaggagcagagaggaggagggaaagagggcgagagagagagagagagagagagagagaggagggagggagagagggagcgagagagcgagagagcacGCACAGAGCGAGGAGGAGGAGGCgcaggagagaagagggagggaggccagCGAGGGACAGGACAGGGCGGAGAGGCGGAGGGGACCTAGGGAAGCCGGGGAGGAGCGAGACTGGCCGAGGGAGGAGGGCGGGCGAGGCGGGAGCgccggccgccgccgcctcccGGCCTCTTTTGTCCCTTCCCTCCTCTGCGTCAGGCTCCCCTGGCCCGGCCTCCCCCTCCCGCTCCCTCCTCCGCCCCGCTCCTCCTCCCCGGGGCTGGATGGAATTTTTTCCCCTGGACCTGGGCCAGCTCCGGGGCAGGGGGGAAGCCAGGCCGGACTGGGCTGGGCGGTGGGGAGGGGCCGGGGCGGGGGGCCCCCTGGGGAGGGGGCTGGTCCCACGGCCGCGCCGCCGGCGGGGTCTGGGGAGGGGGAGCCCCGGGCCGCAGAGCCGGGGAGGAGGCGCCGGCCGGAGGGAGtcggggagaagggaaggaggatggTGGGGACGgcgggaggaaggggagaggccGCCGGGCGGCGAAGGCGGGGAGAGGATGGAGAGCGCTCGGCGGCGTTGGGGCCCGGCCTACGGGCCCGGGGCGGCGGAGAAGACCCTTCCCTGCGACGCGGGAGCCGCGGGAGCC ACTATGATGAGAGAAGCCACCTGCATGACGCCTTCACCCAGATGACCCATGCCCTGCAGGAGCTGGCTGCTGCCCAGG GATCCTTTGAGGTTGCCTTCCCTGATGctgcagagaaaatgaagaaggtCATTACACAGCTTAAAGAAG CCCAGGCCTGCATCCCTCCTTGCG GTCTCCAGGAGTTCGCCCGGCGTTTCCTCTGCAGTGGGTGCTACTCCAGGGTCTGCGACCTCCCGCTGGACTGCCCAG TTCAGGATGTGACAGTGATTCGGGGCGACCAGGCTATGTTTTCTTGCATCGTGAACTTCCAGCTGCCAAAGGAGGAGATCACCTATTCCTGGAAGTTCGCAGGAGGAGGT CTCCGGACTCAGGACTTGTCCTATTTCCGAGATATGCCGCGAGCCGAAGGATACCTGGCGCGGATCCGTCCGGCGCAGCTTACGCACCGCGGCACGTTCTCCTGCGTGATCAAGCAAGACCAGCGCCCCCTGGCCCGGCTCTACTTCTTTCTTAACG TGACGGGCCCGCCCCCGCGGGCGGAGACAGAGTTGCAGGCCTCGTTCCGGGAAGTGCTGCGCTGGGCGCCGCGGGACGCCGAGCTGATCCAGCCCTGGAGGCCCAGCCTGGGCGAGCTGCTAGTCAGGCCCGAGGCTCTGACGCCCAGCAACCTGTTCCTGCTTGCAGCCCTCGGGGCCCTCGCATCAGCGAGTGCGACCGTGTTGGCGTGGTGA
- the SPACA6 gene encoding sperm acrosome membrane-associated protein 6 isoform X2, with protein MTGAERRRERGREREREREREEGGREGARERESTHRARRRRRRREEGGRPARDRTGRRGGGDLGKPGRSETGRGRRAGEAGAPAAAASRPLLSLPSSASGSPGPASPSRSLLRPAPPPRGWMEFFPLDLGQLRGRGEARPDWAGRWGGAGAGGPLGRGLVPRPRRRRGLGRGSPGPQSRGGGAGRRESGRREGGWWGRREEGERPPGGEGGERMESARRRWGPAYGPGAAEKTLPCDAGAAGAGHGGVGSCLPQPLPPPSPPDYDERSHLHDAFTQMTHALQELAAAQGSFEVAFPDAAEKMKKVITQLKEAQACIPPCGLQEFARRFLCSGCYSRVCDLPLDCPVQDVTVIRGDQAMFSCIVNFQLPKEEITYSWKFAGGGLRTQDLSYFRDMPRAEGYLARIRPAQLTHRGTFSCVIKQDQRPLARLYFFLNVTGPPPRAETELQASFREVLRWAPRDAELIQPWRPSLGELLVRPEALTPSNLFLLAALGALASASATVLAWIFFRWYCSGD; from the exons ATGAcaggagcagagaggaggagggaaagagggcgagagagagagagagagagagagagagaggagggagggagagagggagcgagagagcgagagagcacGCACAGAGCGAGGAGGAGGAGGCgcaggagagaagagggagggaggccagCGAGGGACAGGACAGGGCGGAGAGGCGGAGGGGACCTAGGGAAGCCGGGGAGGAGCGAGACTGGCCGAGGGAGGAGGGCGGGCGAGGCGGGAGCgccggccgccgccgcctcccGGCCTCTTTTGTCCCTTCCCTCCTCTGCGTCAGGCTCCCCTGGCCCGGCCTCCCCCTCCCGCTCCCTCCTCCGCCCCGCTCCTCCTCCCCGGGGCTGGATGGAATTTTTTCCCCTGGACCTGGGCCAGCTCCGGGGCAGGGGGGAAGCCAGGCCGGACTGGGCTGGGCGGTGGGGAGGGGCCGGGGCGGGGGGCCCCCTGGGGAGGGGGCTGGTCCCACGGCCGCGCCGCCGGCGGGGTCTGGGGAGGGGGAGCCCCGGGCCGCAGAGCCGGGGAGGAGGCGCCGGCCGGAGGGAGtcggggagaagggaaggaggatggTGGGGACGgcgggaggaaggggagaggccGCCGGGCGGCGAAGGCGGGGAGAGGATGGAGAGCGCTCGGCGGCGTTGGGGCCCGGCCTACGGGCCCGGGGCGGCGGAGAAGACCCTTCCCTGCGACGCGGGAGCCGCGGGAGCC GGACATGGTGGTGTGGGGAgctgcctcccccagcccctgccccctccctcacCACCAGACTATGATGAGAGAAGCCACCTGCATGACGCCTTCACCCAGATGACCCATGCCCTGCAGGAGCTGGCTGCTGCCCAGG GATCCTTTGAGGTTGCCTTCCCTGATGctgcagagaaaatgaagaaggtCATTACACAGCTTAAAGAAG CCCAGGCCTGCATCCCTCCTTGCG GTCTCCAGGAGTTCGCCCGGCGTTTCCTCTGCAGTGGGTGCTACTCCAGGGTCTGCGACCTCCCGCTGGACTGCCCAG TTCAGGATGTGACAGTGATTCGGGGCGACCAGGCTATGTTTTCTTGCATCGTGAACTTCCAGCTGCCAAAGGAGGAGATCACCTATTCCTGGAAGTTCGCAGGAGGAGGT CTCCGGACTCAGGACTTGTCCTATTTCCGAGATATGCCGCGAGCCGAAGGATACCTGGCGCGGATCCGTCCGGCGCAGCTTACGCACCGCGGCACGTTCTCCTGCGTGATCAAGCAAGACCAGCGCCCCCTGGCCCGGCTCTACTTCTTTCTTAACG TGACGGGCCCGCCCCCGCGGGCGGAGACAGAGTTGCAGGCCTCGTTCCGGGAAGTGCTGCGCTGGGCGCCGCGGGACGCCGAGCTGATCCAGCCCTGGAGGCCCAGCCTGGGCGAGCTGCTAGTCAGGCCCGAGGCTCTGACGCCCAGCAACCTGTTCCTGCTTGCAGCCCTCGGGGCCCTCGCATCAGCGAGTGCGACCGTGTTGGCGTG GATATTCTTTCGATGGTACTGCAGTGGCGACTAA
- the SPACA6 gene encoding sperm acrosome membrane-associated protein 6 isoform X4, with translation MALLALASAVLSALLVLAVFRVPAWACLLCFTTYSERLRICQMFVGMRGPKLEECEEAFTAAFRALSDTEINYDERSHLHDAFTQMTHALQELAAAQGSFEVAFPDAAEKMKKVITQLKEAQACIPPCGLQEFARRFLCSGCYSRVCDLPLDCPVQDVTVIRGDQAMFSCIVNFQLPKEEITYSWKFAGGGLRTQDLSYFRDMPRAEGYLARIRPAQLTHRGTFSCVIKQDQRPLARLYFFLNVTGPPPRAETELQASFREVLRWAPRDAELIQPWRPSLGELLVRPEALTPSNLFLLAALGALASASATVLAWIFFRWYCSGD, from the exons ATGGCCCTGCTGGCCCTGGCCAGTGCCGTCCTGTCTGCCCTGCTGGTCCTGGCTGTCTTCAGGGTGCCCGCCTGGGCCTGTCTCCTCTGCTTCACAACCTACTCTGAGCGCCTCCGCATCTGTCAGATGTTTGTTGGCATGCGGGGCCCCAAGCTCGAAGAGTGTGAGGAGGCCTTCACGGCCGCCTTCCGGGCTCTCTCTGACACCGAAATCA ACTATGATGAGAGAAGCCACCTGCATGACGCCTTCACCCAGATGACCCATGCCCTGCAGGAGCTGGCTGCTGCCCAGG GATCCTTTGAGGTTGCCTTCCCTGATGctgcagagaaaatgaagaaggtCATTACACAGCTTAAAGAAG CCCAGGCCTGCATCCCTCCTTGCG GTCTCCAGGAGTTCGCCCGGCGTTTCCTCTGCAGTGGGTGCTACTCCAGGGTCTGCGACCTCCCGCTGGACTGCCCAG TTCAGGATGTGACAGTGATTCGGGGCGACCAGGCTATGTTTTCTTGCATCGTGAACTTCCAGCTGCCAAAGGAGGAGATCACCTATTCCTGGAAGTTCGCAGGAGGAGGT CTCCGGACTCAGGACTTGTCCTATTTCCGAGATATGCCGCGAGCCGAAGGATACCTGGCGCGGATCCGTCCGGCGCAGCTTACGCACCGCGGCACGTTCTCCTGCGTGATCAAGCAAGACCAGCGCCCCCTGGCCCGGCTCTACTTCTTTCTTAACG TGACGGGCCCGCCCCCGCGGGCGGAGACAGAGTTGCAGGCCTCGTTCCGGGAAGTGCTGCGCTGGGCGCCGCGGGACGCCGAGCTGATCCAGCCCTGGAGGCCCAGCCTGGGCGAGCTGCTAGTCAGGCCCGAGGCTCTGACGCCCAGCAACCTGTTCCTGCTTGCAGCCCTCGGGGCCCTCGCATCAGCGAGTGCGACCGTGTTGGCGTG GATATTCTTTCGATGGTACTGCAGTGGCGACTAA